One Archocentrus centrarchus isolate MPI-CPG fArcCen1 chromosome 14, fArcCen1, whole genome shotgun sequence DNA window includes the following coding sequences:
- the LOC115792497 gene encoding transcription factor 7-like 1 isoform X2 → MYIRQETEQHVEWMEREGCHSNLEDILLNLLEQSPNPPPAPSSPAGPPQPAAVSLPGGFGGWTILGVGPPVTEQQVPPIAAPYTMVPAHLSTQPGTVSQGQNLLNQWPANGVLTAAAVPPAAPSDPCSRVLQIPDSMTQYLHPIGVLKRKRHEHQDDEDRVYVKKPPNAFMLFLNEERPKVKAELINSSSAAVNAVVGERWKSLPKAQQAKYYEQAEEERMLHAQQHPQWSSKDNYAKKRRRIRRSACSTASAPTPVQEVQQASVPVCGTLHVPQENQTLPASQASSPPQQLRSPSFITETPAMGLSSAPSSTSSAAFAEPIEPESEATSLSKAGVELLSLSEDLDACLPAMQPQEPFFLLSDCHTEHEISSNTLVDASLSTLASSEAAPVQPTATLFSNPEEDLLSFLSQSEVDFLYSRL, encoded by the exons ATGTACATCAGGCAAGAAACTGAACAGCATGTGGAGTGGATGGAGAGGGAAGGGTGTCACTCCAACCTTGAGGATATTTTACTCAACCTGTTGGAGCAATCACCAAATCCTCCACCTGCACCTTCTTCCCCTGCTGGGCCacctcagccagcagcagtCAGTCTGCCTGGAGGTTTTGGTGGTTGGACCATCCTGGGAGTAGGCCCTCCAGTAACTGAGCAGCAAGTTCCCCCAATAGCTGCTCCCTACACCATGGTGCCAGCTCACCTAAGCACTCAGCCAGGGACTGTTAGCCAGGGACAG AACCTGCTGAATCAGTGGCCTGCAAACGGCGTCCTCACAGCAGCCGctgttcctcctgctgctccttcagACCCA TGTTCCCGTGTCCTCCAGATTCCTGATTCCATGACCCAGTACCTGCATCCTATTGGAGTACT AAAGAGGAAGCGTCATGAGCATCAGGATGATGAGGACCGGGTGTATGTGAAGAAGCCACCCAATGCCTTCATGCTGTTTTTGAATGAGGAGAGGCCAAAGGTCAAGGCTGAACTGATTAACAGCAGTAGTGCAGCAGTCAATGCCGTTGTGGGAGAGAGG TGGAAGTCGCTGCCAAAGGCCCAACAGGCAAAATACTACgagcaggcagaggaggaaaggaTGCTCCACGCCCAACAACATCCGCAGTGGTCCAGCAAAGATAACTAT gccaaaaagaggaggagaatccGAAGGTCCGCCTGCAGCACAG catcTGCACCGACACCTGTGCAGGAGGTTCAACAGGccagtgtgcctgtgtgtggcaCGCTCCACGTGCCGCAAGAAAATCAGACCCTCCCTGCTTCTCAGGCTTCCTCCCCGCCACAGCAGCTCAGGAGTCCTTCCTTCATCACCGAGACTCCTGCAATGGGTTTGAGCTCAGCCCCTTCATCTACATCATCGGCTGCCTTTGCTGAACCCATTGAACCTGAAAGTGAGGCAACCTCACTCAGCAAGGCAGGAGTAGAACTATTGTCTCTCAGTGAAGACCTTGATGCCTGCCTTCCTGCCATGCAGCCTCAGGagcctttctttcttctctctgactGTCACACTGAGCATGAGATCAGCTCCAATACTCTTGTGGATGCCTCTCTATCCACATTAGCGTCCTCTGAAGCTGCACCAGTTCAACCCACGGCCACTTTGTTCAGCAATCCTGAAGAGGATCTCTTATCTTTTCTGAGCCAGTCTGAAGTAGACTTTCTCTACTCTAGACTTTAG
- the LOC115792497 gene encoding transcription factor 7-like 1 isoform X1 — MYIRQETEQHVEWMEREGCHSNLEDILLNLLEQSPNPPPAPSSPAGPPQPAAVSLPGGFGGWTILGVGPPVTEQQVPPIAAPYTMVPAHLSTQPGTVSQGQNLLNQWPANGVLTAAAVPPAAPSDPCSRVLQIPDSMTQYLHPIGVLNGVLVCDFAAPPINTPSPKKRKRHEHQDDEDRVYVKKPPNAFMLFLNEERPKVKAELINSSSAAVNAVVGERWKSLPKAQQAKYYEQAEEERMLHAQQHPQWSSKDNYAKKRRRIRRSACSTASAPTPVQEVQQASVPVCGTLHVPQENQTLPASQASSPPQQLRSPSFITETPAMGLSSAPSSTSSAAFAEPIEPESEATSLSKAGVELLSLSEDLDACLPAMQPQEPFFLLSDCHTEHEISSNTLVDASLSTLASSEAAPVQPTATLFSNPEEDLLSFLSQSEVDFLYSRL, encoded by the exons ATGTACATCAGGCAAGAAACTGAACAGCATGTGGAGTGGATGGAGAGGGAAGGGTGTCACTCCAACCTTGAGGATATTTTACTCAACCTGTTGGAGCAATCACCAAATCCTCCACCTGCACCTTCTTCCCCTGCTGGGCCacctcagccagcagcagtCAGTCTGCCTGGAGGTTTTGGTGGTTGGACCATCCTGGGAGTAGGCCCTCCAGTAACTGAGCAGCAAGTTCCCCCAATAGCTGCTCCCTACACCATGGTGCCAGCTCACCTAAGCACTCAGCCAGGGACTGTTAGCCAGGGACAG AACCTGCTGAATCAGTGGCCTGCAAACGGCGTCCTCACAGCAGCCGctgttcctcctgctgctccttcagACCCA TGTTCCCGTGTCCTCCAGATTCCTGATTCCATGACCCAGTACCTGCATCCTATTGGAGTACT AAacggtgtgttggtgtgtgattTTGCTGCTCCTCCAATCAACACACCCTCTCCAAA AAAGAGGAAGCGTCATGAGCATCAGGATGATGAGGACCGGGTGTATGTGAAGAAGCCACCCAATGCCTTCATGCTGTTTTTGAATGAGGAGAGGCCAAAGGTCAAGGCTGAACTGATTAACAGCAGTAGTGCAGCAGTCAATGCCGTTGTGGGAGAGAGG TGGAAGTCGCTGCCAAAGGCCCAACAGGCAAAATACTACgagcaggcagaggaggaaaggaTGCTCCACGCCCAACAACATCCGCAGTGGTCCAGCAAAGATAACTAT gccaaaaagaggaggagaatccGAAGGTCCGCCTGCAGCACAG catcTGCACCGACACCTGTGCAGGAGGTTCAACAGGccagtgtgcctgtgtgtggcaCGCTCCACGTGCCGCAAGAAAATCAGACCCTCCCTGCTTCTCAGGCTTCCTCCCCGCCACAGCAGCTCAGGAGTCCTTCCTTCATCACCGAGACTCCTGCAATGGGTTTGAGCTCAGCCCCTTCATCTACATCATCGGCTGCCTTTGCTGAACCCATTGAACCTGAAAGTGAGGCAACCTCACTCAGCAAGGCAGGAGTAGAACTATTGTCTCTCAGTGAAGACCTTGATGCCTGCCTTCCTGCCATGCAGCCTCAGGagcctttctttcttctctctgactGTCACACTGAGCATGAGATCAGCTCCAATACTCTTGTGGATGCCTCTCTATCCACATTAGCGTCCTCTGAAGCTGCACCAGTTCAACCCACGGCCACTTTGTTCAGCAATCCTGAAGAGGATCTCTTATCTTTTCTGAGCCAGTCTGAAGTAGACTTTCTCTACTCTAGACTTTAG